In Chitinophaga sp. HK235, a single window of DNA contains:
- the pxpB gene encoding 5-oxoprolinase subunit PxpB, which yields MNPDYVIHPLGDSAVILKWEQKINTAIHQEVMKTFHSLRSRPSPYILDLIPAYASLTIVYDAAQLRCNERIPGLQWMTAYIREKTKTQETITFPAPRELRIPVCYDPSLGPDITEMATSRNVAIADIIAWHSQTIYTVYLTGFLPGFPYMGEVCAALQTPRRQQPRLQVPAGSVGIAGVQTGIYPLASPGGWNIIGQTPLRMFDPANADPCYCRPGDRVQFIPVTLEVFRQIQQEQ from the coding sequence ATGAATCCTGACTATGTCATACATCCACTTGGAGACAGTGCTGTTATCCTAAAATGGGAGCAGAAAATAAATACGGCGATACATCAGGAAGTAATGAAAACCTTTCATAGCCTCCGCTCCCGGCCATCCCCCTATATCCTTGATCTGATACCGGCATATGCCTCCTTAACCATCGTGTATGATGCGGCGCAGCTCAGGTGCAACGAGCGTATACCGGGATTGCAGTGGATGACGGCCTATATCCGGGAGAAAACAAAAACGCAGGAAACCATCACCTTCCCTGCTCCCCGGGAACTGCGAATTCCGGTATGTTATGATCCTTCATTGGGTCCGGATATAACAGAGATGGCCACCTCCCGGAATGTAGCCATAGCGGATATCATCGCCTGGCATTCACAGACAATATACACGGTATATCTGACAGGTTTCCTGCCGGGATTTCCTTATATGGGGGAAGTATGCGCAGCGCTGCAAACCCCACGCAGACAGCAACCGCGGCTACAGGTACCCGCCGGCAGCGTAGGTATTGCAGGCGTACAGACGGGCATCTATCCGCTGGCTTCCCCCGGAGGCTGGAATATAATAGGGCAAACACCGTTGCGAATGTTTGATCCCGCCAATGCCGATCCCTGTTATTGCCGGCCCGGAGACCGCGTACAGTTCATACCAGTTACGCTGGAAGTTTTCAGACAAATACAACAGGAGCAATGA
- a CDS encoding Rrf2 family transcriptional regulator, whose product MLSKACKYGIKATLFLAQQSKDGRMSNVREIAEAIGSPEAFTAKVLQQLVRCAIISSVKGAKGGFYIEGHTLSTLNLLRIVVAIDGRGLIENCMLGLSECSENQPCPVHRQFKWIKEDIVHMLCKSMVNELTMEVALNLTVLKN is encoded by the coding sequence ATGCTTTCCAAAGCGTGTAAATATGGAATCAAAGCAACACTCTTCCTTGCGCAGCAATCGAAGGATGGCAGAATGTCAAACGTGCGGGAGATCGCGGAGGCCATTGGTTCGCCGGAAGCGTTTACAGCAAAAGTGCTGCAACAACTTGTGCGCTGTGCGATCATCAGTTCCGTCAAAGGCGCCAAAGGCGGTTTCTATATCGAAGGGCACACGCTTAGCACGCTTAACCTGTTGCGGATCGTTGTAGCGATTGATGGGAGGGGCCTCATTGAAAACTGTATGCTGGGCCTGAGCGAATGCTCCGAAAACCAGCCTTGTCCGGTACATCGCCAGTTCAAATGGATCAAGGAAGACATCGTACACATGCTCTGCAAGTCGATGGTGAATGAGCTGACCATGGAAGTAGCACTGAATTTGACGGTATTAAAAAACTGA
- a CDS encoding c-type cytochrome — MIAGKRLFEANNCMGCHTIMGEGYV, encoded by the coding sequence GTGATTGCAGGTAAGCGGCTGTTTGAAGCCAACAACTGCATGGGCTGCCATACTATTATGGGTGAGGGTTACGTATGA
- the nirK gene encoding copper-containing nitrite reductase, translating to MMNRIKPLLGTLLGLWLLSGCTGTEKDADRKSTTPPADIKAVGQSVAETTAPPLVPKPVGSREATKLIVNMEIMEKEGEMADGVKYLYWTFNGTVPGSFIRTRIGDEVEFHLKNHPNNKLPHNIDLYAVTGPGGGAASSFVAPGHEVVFSFKVVNPGLFVYHCATAPVAMHIANGMYGLILVEPEGGLPPVDKEYYIMQGDFYTKGKNGEPGLQPFDMQKAVDEHPDYVVFNGKVGSLTGDNAIKANVGETVRLFVGNGGPNMVSSFHVIGEIFDKVHVEGGDLINKNVQTTLIPAGGATIVDFKVEVPGTFVIVDHSISRTFNKGSLGMLTVAGPENKNLYSGKQTDGIYQPEGGTIQSMPGEKAPAAPKAANLAERIAMGKMVYSKTCLACHQENGTGIPNAFPPLAGSDFLNADAGRVIDIVLHGKTGEVVVNGAKFNGVMPAQTLTDEEIANVLSYVYSSWGNKKQEIKPGTVAAKRKH from the coding sequence ATGATGAACAGGATCAAACCATTGCTTGGAACATTACTCGGCCTGTGGCTGCTGAGCGGCTGCACAGGCACTGAAAAAGATGCAGACCGAAAATCCACAACACCGCCCGCAGATATCAAAGCTGTTGGGCAAAGCGTAGCAGAAACGACCGCGCCGCCACTGGTACCAAAACCCGTTGGCTCGCGGGAAGCAACCAAACTTATCGTCAACATGGAGATCATGGAAAAAGAAGGAGAGATGGCGGACGGTGTGAAATACCTTTACTGGACCTTCAACGGTACCGTACCAGGTAGCTTTATCCGTACCCGTATAGGCGACGAAGTGGAATTTCACCTGAAGAACCATCCCAACAACAAACTGCCACACAATATTGACCTGTACGCTGTGACAGGGCCGGGTGGCGGAGCTGCCTCCTCTTTCGTAGCGCCAGGCCATGAAGTTGTATTCTCCTTTAAAGTGGTCAATCCAGGCCTTTTCGTCTACCACTGCGCCACCGCACCGGTAGCCATGCACATCGCGAATGGCATGTATGGTCTTATACTGGTAGAACCTGAAGGAGGACTGCCGCCAGTAGACAAGGAGTATTACATCATGCAGGGCGACTTCTACACCAAAGGCAAAAACGGCGAACCAGGCCTGCAGCCCTTCGATATGCAGAAGGCGGTAGACGAGCATCCCGACTACGTGGTGTTCAACGGTAAAGTCGGTTCGCTGACCGGTGATAACGCTATCAAAGCGAATGTCGGTGAAACGGTACGCCTTTTCGTAGGCAACGGTGGTCCCAACATGGTGTCTTCATTCCACGTCATCGGAGAAATTTTCGATAAGGTGCACGTGGAAGGTGGAGACCTGATCAACAAGAACGTACAGACCACACTGATTCCTGCGGGAGGGGCGACCATCGTAGACTTCAAGGTAGAGGTGCCAGGTACTTTCGTGATCGTAGACCACTCTATTTCCCGCACATTCAATAAAGGTTCCTTAGGTATGCTGACCGTTGCAGGGCCTGAAAACAAAAATTTGTACTCTGGTAAACAAACAGACGGTATCTATCAGCCCGAAGGCGGTACTATTCAGTCTATGCCCGGCGAGAAGGCCCCGGCTGCACCTAAAGCTGCCAACCTCGCAGAGCGGATTGCTATGGGTAAGATGGTGTATTCCAAAACCTGCCTTGCCTGTCACCAGGAAAACGGTACGGGTATCCCGAATGCCTTTCCTCCGCTCGCCGGCTCCGATTTCCTGAACGCAGATGCAGGCCGTGTGATAGATATCGTGCTGCATGGTAAGACCGGTGAGGTCGTGGTGAACGGCGCCAAATTCAATGGCGTGATGCCAGCCCAAACGCTGACAGATGAAGAGATCGCGAATGTGTTGTCATACGTTTACTCCAGCTGGGGTAACAAGAAACAGGAAATCAAACCGGGAACGGTGGCGGCTAAACGTAAACATTAA
- a CDS encoding formylglycine-generating enzyme family protein — protein sequence MNNLGFSAICMCASLVVSCSNLTLRPDTLPIEAPATSGTGGEPLSILVAPTDTTSMAEVKGGSYVPFYGKADSSVMVKGFQMDIHPVTNRQFLAFVRLNPQWRRSAIKRIYADGNYLAGWQNDSTLGYGMLEDAPVTNVSWFAAKAYCNAIGKTLPTVNQWEYAAMADETTRDARARTSYNQHILSWYEKPNTSGLSVGLTTPNYWGIMDLHGLVWEWTEDFSEVMLSGESRRDVSTDNSMFCGSGSVGASDLMNYAAFMRFAFRGSLKANYCVQNQGFRCVSK from the coding sequence ATGAACAACTTAGGGTTCTCCGCCATCTGCATGTGCGCTTCGCTGGTCGTCTCCTGTTCCAACCTGACATTGCGACCGGACACGTTACCCATCGAAGCACCGGCAACCTCTGGTACAGGCGGAGAGCCCTTATCTATCCTGGTTGCTCCAACAGATACTACAAGTATGGCGGAAGTGAAAGGTGGCAGTTATGTCCCTTTCTACGGCAAGGCTGATTCTTCGGTAATGGTTAAAGGCTTTCAAATGGATATACACCCTGTCACCAACCGGCAGTTCCTGGCCTTTGTGCGGCTCAACCCACAATGGCGGCGCTCCGCAATCAAACGTATTTATGCGGATGGCAATTATCTCGCCGGCTGGCAGAACGATAGTACACTGGGCTACGGCATGTTGGAAGATGCACCTGTCACCAATGTTTCCTGGTTTGCAGCAAAGGCCTACTGTAACGCTATCGGCAAAACGTTACCTACTGTAAATCAGTGGGAATATGCGGCTATGGCCGATGAAACAACGCGTGACGCCCGCGCCAGAACGTCTTACAACCAGCATATCCTCAGCTGGTACGAAAAGCCCAATACCTCCGGCTTGTCCGTAGGCCTTACCACGCCCAATTACTGGGGCATCATGGACCTGCACGGGCTAGTCTGGGAATGGACAGAGGATTTTAGTGAAGTGATGCTCTCCGGCGAATCGCGGAGAGATGTGTCTACCGATAACTCAATGTTTTGCGGAAGCGGTTCCGTAGGGGCCAGCGACTTGATGAACTACGCAGCGTTTATGCGCTTCGCATTTAGGGGAAGCCTCAAAGCGAATTACTGCGTACAAAACCAGGGCTTCCGTTGTGTATCGAAATAA
- a CDS encoding SCO family protein produces MKTMLYCLACLLLTAACHTNKQPQQPPVQKEQTTVDKNAASIFDLASTWKTEEGNTIHLRDLKGKTLVVVMIYTSCKSACPRLVADMLAISEKVPDRAKNNVQYVLVSIDPEHDTPEKLKEFAISKSMDGKEWTFLQGNPETVREFANVLAVKYKEISPIDFSHSNIISVFDPAGRLVHQQEGLGVNNQATVDAIIKTAGNE; encoded by the coding sequence ATGAAAACGATGCTCTATTGTTTGGCATGCCTGCTCCTGACAGCAGCCTGTCATACAAACAAACAACCACAACAGCCACCAGTACAAAAAGAACAAACCACCGTCGATAAAAACGCGGCCTCCATATTTGACCTGGCTTCTACCTGGAAGACGGAAGAAGGCAATACTATCCATTTGCGTGATCTGAAAGGAAAGACGCTGGTAGTGGTAATGATCTACACGAGTTGCAAGTCTGCCTGTCCCCGCCTGGTGGCCGATATGCTGGCCATCAGTGAAAAAGTGCCGGACCGTGCTAAAAACAATGTACAGTATGTACTCGTCAGCATAGATCCGGAACACGATACGCCTGAGAAACTGAAGGAATTTGCCATTAGTAAGAGCATGGACGGGAAAGAATGGACCTTTTTGCAAGGGAATCCGGAAACGGTGAGGGAATTCGCTAATGTACTTGCAGTAAAGTACAAAGAGATTTCACCTATAGATTTTTCTCACTCCAATATTATCAGTGTATTCGATCCCGCCGGCCGCCTCGTTCATCAACAGGAAGGGCTCGGCGTCAACAACCAGGCAACTGTAGATGCCATCATTAAAACTGCCGGCAATGAATAA
- a CDS encoding alginate export family protein, which produces MNKKTLLISLLSIPFFEAAAQQVDVSADMRFRYEHRNGYGGLLPDTAKAADFVVQRSRIIIDYTSPQLKLRISPQSVRIWGDVATNAKTDAAFQMHEAWAEVSFRQKWALRAGRQEFNYDDARILGNVDWTMQARSHDAVLLQYKPSAMHTFHAAAALNANRESNSKEPYTVPQYRYLQFGWYHGQRNHLAWSLLFLNHGIPYLREQHEKTAWNQTFGPRITFQQNAFSADAAFYAQTGGLAGETLNAWYCSGNLSYKFAKGWQTGAGFEYLSGKAGDDASPSYKSFTPWFGTNHKFNGYMDYFYVGNHLNSVGLTDLYGNLSYEKPAFKARLTPHFFSSAAPLFADGQKLKSYLGTELDLTVGFSIIDFVWLNGGCSQMFATSTMERLKGVSNATSGNWMFLELQINPKLFTIKTVRKSE; this is translated from the coding sequence ATGAATAAGAAGACCCTACTCATTTCCCTGCTATCCATCCCATTTTTCGAAGCAGCTGCGCAACAGGTGGATGTCAGCGCAGATATGCGGTTCCGGTATGAACACCGCAACGGCTATGGCGGCCTTTTACCCGATACGGCAAAGGCAGCCGACTTTGTGGTGCAGCGCAGCCGCATCATCATCGACTATACCTCTCCCCAGCTCAAGCTCCGCATTTCTCCGCAAAGCGTGCGTATCTGGGGGGATGTGGCCACCAATGCTAAAACCGATGCCGCATTCCAGATGCATGAAGCCTGGGCGGAGGTCTCCTTCCGTCAGAAATGGGCATTGCGCGCCGGCCGCCAGGAATTCAATTACGACGATGCGCGCATCCTCGGTAACGTTGACTGGACCATGCAGGCCCGCAGTCACGATGCTGTCCTGCTGCAATACAAGCCTTCGGCTATGCATACATTTCACGCCGCCGCTGCACTCAACGCTAACCGGGAAAGTAACAGCAAAGAGCCTTATACCGTTCCGCAGTACCGTTACCTGCAATTCGGCTGGTATCACGGCCAACGGAACCATCTCGCCTGGAGCTTACTGTTCCTGAACCATGGCATTCCTTATTTGCGGGAGCAGCACGAAAAAACCGCATGGAACCAGACATTCGGTCCACGAATTACTTTTCAGCAAAATGCCTTCAGTGCGGATGCGGCATTCTACGCACAAACTGGCGGGCTCGCAGGGGAGACCCTCAATGCCTGGTACTGCTCCGGCAACCTGAGTTACAAGTTTGCAAAGGGCTGGCAAACCGGTGCAGGTTTCGAATATTTATCAGGTAAAGCAGGCGACGATGCCAGCCCCAGTTATAAGAGTTTTACGCCATGGTTTGGCACAAATCATAAGTTCAATGGCTATATGGATTACTTCTATGTAGGCAATCATCTTAATTCCGTTGGGCTGACAGATCTATACGGCAATCTATCCTATGAAAAACCCGCTTTTAAGGCGCGGCTGACACCACACTTTTTTTCATCAGCTGCGCCTTTATTTGCAGACGGACAAAAGTTAAAAAGCTATCTCGGCACTGAGCTTGATCTCACCGTCGGATTTTCTATTATCGATTTCGTTTGGTTGAATGGCGGATGTTCGCAGATGTTCGCTACGTCCACCATGGAGCGATTGAAAGGTGTTTCGAATGCCACCTCCGGCAATTGGATGTTCCTGGAATTGCAAATCAACCCGAAATTATTTACCATCAAAACTGTCAGGAAAAGTGAATAA
- a CDS encoding DinB family protein has product MNRNYLIQIANYNNWADSKAMEWLHQISDEQWEQVIVSSFSSVRQTAVHIVSAEKYWVDHWTHISEPVFLSAEFKGTKNELLEIWNKSSADIKTLVGSYPEDNYLQTVTFKYPRNGRIGQMVFWQTVAHAINHSTYHRGQLVTLLRQTGFINLSSIDMATYFQLNKN; this is encoded by the coding sequence ATGAACAGGAATTATCTCATTCAGATTGCGAATTACAATAATTGGGCGGATAGTAAAGCAATGGAATGGCTACATCAAATCAGTGATGAACAATGGGAGCAAGTGATCGTCAGCAGTTTCAGCAGTGTCAGACAAACGGCGGTTCACATCGTTAGCGCAGAAAAGTATTGGGTCGATCATTGGACACATATTTCTGAACCGGTATTTCTATCTGCGGAATTCAAAGGCACAAAAAATGAATTACTTGAAATCTGGAATAAGTCATCTGCCGATATCAAGACATTAGTTGGCAGTTATCCAGAAGATAATTATTTACAAACTGTCACTTTCAAATACCCAAGGAACGGCCGTATTGGTCAAATGGTATTTTGGCAAACGGTAGCACATGCCATAAACCATTCTACGTACCATCGTGGTCAATTGGTGACACTTCTGCGCCAGACTGGCTTTATAAATTTATCCTCCATTGATATGGCGACTTATTTTCAGTTGAATAAGAACTGA
- a CDS encoding AraC family transcriptional regulator, translated as MAVNTLPVNSPSSNQDDDEISIIRYRSGKPAARAMITLPRNLITFLLDGEKTVHFAGAQVSVKPYQFVMLAAGNCLISEKLAAPEADYHSILVFFDNKFLSGFFDRHTSLIDRPAKTSDQHPFLLFEKDEFLINFTHSLDSILIGDKPVHPKLQKVKLEELFVYLAVQYPGQIQRIRNMHYEENDDLLIRQAVTSHITNNITVQELAFLCNMSLSTFKRRFARLYGNSPNRWLLEKRMERAAEMLRKSDCKASEIFSELGYENLSSFIQSFKQIYGVTPKQYQLSI; from the coding sequence ATGGCCGTAAATACTTTACCTGTTAATTCACCTTCATCCAATCAAGACGACGACGAAATTTCCATCATTCGTTACCGTTCAGGAAAACCTGCTGCCAGAGCAATGATAACACTGCCACGAAACCTCATTACTTTTTTGCTCGACGGTGAAAAAACGGTTCATTTTGCAGGTGCACAGGTTAGCGTAAAGCCTTACCAGTTTGTGATGTTAGCTGCCGGAAATTGCCTGATAAGCGAAAAGCTTGCGGCACCCGAAGCTGATTATCATAGCATACTTGTTTTCTTCGACAACAAATTCCTGTCCGGTTTTTTTGACCGACATACTTCATTAATCGACAGACCAGCAAAAACATCAGACCAACATCCATTCCTGCTTTTTGAAAAGGATGAATTCCTAATCAATTTTACCCATTCTCTTGACAGCATACTTATCGGCGATAAACCTGTACATCCTAAGTTGCAAAAGGTTAAACTGGAAGAACTGTTCGTATACCTTGCCGTACAATATCCAGGACAGATCCAGCGTATCAGGAATATGCACTATGAAGAAAATGATGATCTATTGATTCGTCAAGCTGTGACATCGCATATCACTAATAACATAACCGTTCAAGAGCTTGCCTTTTTATGTAACATGAGTCTGTCTACTTTCAAGCGCCGGTTTGCCCGCCTTTATGGCAACAGTCCTAACAGATGGCTGCTGGAAAAAAGAATGGAAAGGGCGGCAGAAATGTTGCGCAAGAGCGACTGCAAGGCGAGTGAGATTTTTTCTGAACTTGGCTATGAGAACTTGTCGAGTTTTATCCAGTCCTTCAAACAAATTTATGGAGTAACGCCTAAACAGTACCAATTATCAATTTGA
- a CDS encoding alpha/beta hydrolase-fold protein, with protein MENFGDTSKANRSGRADGFAGYGKLFEEDLLKDITPYIDSHYSTHSDREHRAIAGLSMGGGNH; from the coding sequence TTGGAAAACTTCGGCGATACATCAAAAGCAAACCGTTCAGGGAGAGCGGATGGTTTTGCGGGTTATGGGAAGCTATTTGAAGAGGATTTATTGAAAGATATAACTCCTTATATCGATTCACATTATTCCACACATAGTGATCGTGAGCATCGCGCTATTGCAGGTTTATCTATGGGAGGGGGCAATCATTAA
- a CDS encoding acyltransferase, which translates to MTRYYKPELDILRFCAFLFVFFTHRLDLAPIDPAEYYWGYHLSLVGVFGVPLFFFLSAFLITELLTKEQELLGTISVQSFYIRRILRIWPLYFTFFFGMVMVTQFSHKFGQISSGTQLAFSFFSGNWYITFNGWLGSYPINPLWSVSVEEQLYILLPLVIFFTGKRGLLIFSYLALFIAYAAVIYYAQRPTKEFSGEWTNSFVQFQFFAAGILFSLYLKGMQPKWPVMARIVMFIAGVACWLTASIVCEVHADSPHLSTIWQAISGWGLILTGVILFFLSLYGAEEKFMPRALAYLGRISYGMYVFHITMFWFVYQIFKKELDAFSKLIGAYEWRNDVGFIIAFIATVIIAMLSYNFFEKPFLRLKRKFTLILSRD; encoded by the coding sequence ATGACAAGGTATTATAAACCAGAACTGGATATCCTTCGTTTTTGCGCATTTCTTTTTGTGTTTTTTACGCATAGGTTGGATCTTGCGCCTATCGATCCGGCAGAATATTATTGGGGCTATCATCTTAGCCTGGTTGGTGTTTTCGGGGTTCCGCTTTTCTTTTTTCTTAGTGCTTTTTTAATTACTGAATTGCTTACTAAGGAGCAGGAGTTATTGGGGACAATTAGTGTTCAATCATTTTATATACGACGAATACTACGTATTTGGCCATTGTATTTCACTTTCTTTTTTGGAATGGTGATGGTTACACAGTTTTCACATAAGTTTGGACAAATTTCTTCCGGGACACAGCTTGCATTTAGTTTTTTTTCCGGCAACTGGTATATTACATTTAATGGATGGCTTGGATCTTATCCTATTAATCCGCTTTGGAGTGTTTCTGTCGAAGAACAACTATACATTTTGCTTCCTCTGGTTATTTTTTTTACAGGCAAACGAGGGTTGCTCATTTTTTCCTATCTGGCATTATTCATAGCGTATGCAGCTGTCATTTATTATGCGCAAAGGCCCACGAAAGAATTTAGCGGCGAATGGACAAATAGCTTTGTGCAATTTCAATTTTTTGCAGCAGGTATCCTTTTCTCCCTTTACCTGAAGGGGATGCAACCTAAATGGCCTGTCATGGCGCGAATTGTAATGTTCATTGCGGGGGTAGCCTGCTGGTTAACTGCATCGATTGTTTGTGAAGTCCATGCAGACTCTCCACATCTTTCAACAATCTGGCAGGCAATTAGTGGTTGGGGGCTGATTCTTACAGGGGTAATACTTTTCTTTTTGTCTTTGTATGGCGCCGAAGAAAAGTTTATGCCGCGGGCTTTGGCCTACCTCGGTCGTATATCTTATGGAATGTATGTTTTCCATATAACGATGTTCTGGTTTGTTTATCAAATATTTAAGAAGGAATTGGATGCTTTCAGTAAATTGATTGGTGCGTATGAGTGGCGAAACGACGTGGGTTTTATAATTGCTTTCATTGCAACTGTAATTATTGCCATGTTGTCATACAACTTTTTTGAGAAACCATTCTTGCGGCTTAAAAGAAAGTTTACATTAATTCTATCAAGAGATTAA
- a CDS encoding IS1182 family transposase: MPKGKTLSVVFKANLQHQAMLFPPEIGDLIAENHPVRVVDNVIEKIDITLLLKRYKAGGTSSYHPRMLLKVLIYAYINNVYSSRKIEEALGQNIHFMWVSGMSKPDHNTINRFRGERLQKVLQPIFTQVVLLLCEEGLLNIKELYTDGTKIEAQANRYSFVWGNGIKNSKEKIKQQLNDLWKYAQSVAASELDDDTDPSGYDKIDSEKVSKTIAAINEAIKDKPVDKQIRQKLGYARRNWPTALEKYEKQEEILGTDRNSYSKTDPSATFMRMKEDHMGNGQLKPAYNLQISTNNQYIVNYSLHQQTTDTSTLINHLQQYINQYKRVPSNITADAGYGSEQNYQWLENKRITAYVKHTSFDRNQRQSTKAAEKFKVENLPYNAEKDYYICPAGQRMRRKSIFPKTNKNGYEQTITTYQARTCEGCTLRTQCHKQPTNRVIEVNHNLNRLKSLADKRLKTKKGIQKRKQRCYDVEPVFANIKHNHGFKRFMLKGLDKITTEIGLLAMAHNLRKKTA; the protein is encoded by the coding sequence ATGCCCAAAGGAAAAACACTTTCAGTAGTCTTTAAAGCAAACCTACAACACCAGGCGATGCTTTTTCCACCCGAAATTGGAGATCTGATAGCAGAGAATCACCCAGTCCGTGTTGTGGATAATGTGATCGAAAAGATCGACATCACTTTATTATTAAAGCGGTATAAAGCAGGAGGGACGAGCAGTTATCATCCCCGAATGCTATTGAAAGTTCTTATTTACGCCTATATAAATAACGTTTACAGCAGTCGTAAAATAGAAGAAGCACTAGGACAGAACATCCACTTTATGTGGGTAAGCGGAATGAGTAAACCTGATCATAATACTATCAATAGGTTCCGCGGCGAACGCCTACAAAAAGTATTACAGCCTATATTTACCCAAGTGGTCCTGCTGTTATGTGAAGAAGGCTTATTAAACATAAAAGAGTTATACACTGACGGGACAAAGATAGAAGCCCAGGCCAATCGCTATAGCTTTGTATGGGGCAATGGTATTAAGAATAGCAAAGAAAAAATAAAACAGCAGCTAAATGACTTGTGGAAATATGCCCAATCAGTGGCAGCTTCAGAGTTAGATGATGATACAGACCCATCTGGCTATGACAAAATAGACAGCGAAAAAGTCAGTAAAACAATAGCCGCTATCAATGAAGCCATCAAAGACAAACCAGTAGATAAGCAGATCAGACAAAAGCTGGGATATGCTCGCCGTAACTGGCCTACAGCCTTGGAGAAGTATGAAAAGCAAGAAGAAATCTTAGGTACAGACCGCAATAGTTATAGCAAAACCGATCCCTCTGCCACCTTTATGCGAATGAAAGAAGACCATATGGGGAATGGTCAGCTCAAACCAGCATATAATCTTCAAATAAGTACTAATAATCAATATATCGTCAATTACAGCCTCCATCAGCAGACTACAGACACTTCCACTTTAATTAATCACCTCCAACAGTATATAAATCAATATAAGCGTGTACCCAGCAATATTACAGCAGATGCAGGGTATGGTAGTGAACAGAACTATCAGTGGCTGGAAAACAAGCGGATCACAGCTTATGTAAAGCATACTTCCTTCGACCGAAATCAGCGCCAGTCAACTAAAGCAGCGGAAAAGTTCAAGGTTGAAAACTTACCCTACAATGCTGAAAAAGATTATTACATCTGCCCTGCTGGCCAGCGAATGCGCAGAAAAAGCATATTCCCCAAAACAAACAAAAACGGTTATGAACAAACGATAACTACGTATCAGGCTAGAACATGCGAGGGGTGTACATTACGGACGCAATGCCATAAACAACCAACAAATCGTGTCATAGAAGTAAATCATAATCTAAATCGCCTTAAATCTCTGGCTGACAAGCGATTAAAAACGAAAAAAGGTATACAGAAGCGCAAACAACGATGCTACGATGTGGAGCCTGTCTTCGCTAATATCAAGCATAACCATGGCTTTAAAAGATTTATGCTGAAAGGGTTGGATAAAATAACCACCGAAATAGGATTACTGGCCATGGCTCACAATCTTAGAAAGAAAACAGCATAA